Genomic segment of Synechococcus sp. A15-28:
CTGTTCTTTCAATGGATGACACGGGAATGGTTGTCGACAACTTTGCCTTGAAACCGCAATTCTTGTTGATCTACGAAATTCCATGGGAGTCGCAGATTGGACTGCAGCCTGACGCCTTTCTTTTTGAGCCTGGCATTACACCCACTTATATTTTTGGGTCCGACACGAACTTCCCTGTCACTTTGGCAGTGCCAATGCGTGTTGGCCTCGGCAACAAGTTTTATGATGGCAATGATTATGGATTTTTCTCAGTGGGTCCAGAGTTTACGGTGCCAATTTCTGGTCTATCCAGTAAAACCATCAAAACGTATGCAAGCATTGGCTACACATATATCAATTTAGGCCCTACGACCACAGACTTTATTTTGAATGGTGATGGAAGCTCCAATAAGCATGTTTACAATTTTGGCCTAACGACCACCTTCTGAGCTATTTGTTTTAAATAGCCAATAAATATAAGGGAGTGTTTATTAGCAAACACACCCTTATTTTGTCTTTATAGACTGAACTGTTTCACAGCCGTGCTGGCAGCAGCGAAGATCGCCCCTTGTGGATTACCACTCGTCAGCGAAGGTAAAACGGATCCATCTACAACGCTCAATTGCTCTACACCGCGAACACTGAAGTCTGGACGACACACCGCATCCTCCGATGCACCCACAGCACAGGTCCCAACTGGATGCCAGATGGTTGTTGCGTACTTTTTCAAATAGTCAGCATCAGCAAAATGATCAGCCGGACAGAGTTCCTCGGCGCAATAGGGCTTCATGGCATCTGACGATGCAATCTGACGAACAATCTCAAGGCCCTTCTGATAAACCTGTAGATCCGTTGGATCCTCCAGATAAGCAGGATTGATATCGAAGGTCACACCCTCGTCAGAGCGTACAGGCCGGATGGAGCCACGGCTGCGAGGACGCCCAAGAACGGGGACGAAAATCACCGAATGCTCAAGACCACCCTCGGGCAGAAACTCCTCGGCCACAAACCCATCGACTCCAGCCGAGAAGTTGATTTGCAAATCAGTTTCTAGACCGGCATTCAAGCCAGAGCGTGTAAACAACGCAGCTTCACAAAGAAAATCGGTTGCACCCGGATCAGCCTCTGAGCGATAGGCCACCATCACTCGCATATGGTCTGAAAGGTTGCGTCCGACCATTGGACGATCAACTTTGACAGGAATGCCCGCCGATTCAAGTGAATCCTTGGGACCAACACCTGACTTCATCAACAAGCCTGGGCTTTGCAAGGCCCCGGCGCTGAGGATGACATGTTTTGTCTCCAGCGTTTCACCGGAGGAAAGTTGAACGCCGAGGCAGCGACCGTTCTCAATCAGTAACGACTGAACATTGCTATTGCAGCGCACAGTTAAATTGGCTGGAAGAACACCTCTTAAATATGCATTCGCAGTGCTTGAACGTTTGGCTTCAGCATCAATGATCAGCTGCATGTAGTCGCAACGGTCATTCTGCTGAGAACCATTGAAGTCGGCACGCTGATAACCCAGTGCCTGACAGGCCTCAAGGAATGAACCCGACGCAGCACTTGGGCGAGGAGGATGATTAATGGACATCCGGCCATTTTTCCCACGGAGCACATCCTCCCCGTAGTCTCCTAGGCAATGTTCCAGCTCCTTGAACATTGCTTGAAATTGATCAGGAGACCAATTCGAATCACCACCAGTTGTTTGATACCACTCCTCGAAATTAAAACGACTCCCACGCACATACATCATGGCATTGATTGCCGTTCCACCTCCAAGGACCTTGCCTTGATTAATCAAAACTTCCCGGCCACCCAGGCCGACTTGTGGGGTGGTTTTTAACTGCCAGTCGGCTTCTGTGAACCATGATTGGAACAGATTTGAGATTCCGGACTCAACAAAGCGAGGCTCCTGACCGTCAGTTCCGGACTCCAAGAGCAAAACCTCACCTTGGCCTGCATCTGCAAGACCACGGGCCAAGATGCAACCAGCTGCTCCGGCTCCTACAATAATTGTGTCGAATCGCTGACTCATCGGGAGATAGTTGTATTTCCCTTCAGGTAGCAATGACCCCGGTCTGAGAGAAGTCTTATGTGAAAAATCGAAAAATTCATTTCGCGCTAGCTGTGCGGATTTAAAGCAGCTGTCGCAACCGTTCGATCGTTTGATCCGCCAATGGCTGGTTCATTAACCGTTCCACTTCGCGCACGCCGGTGGGGCTGGTGACGTTGATTTCGCTGAGCATGCCGCCGATGACATCGATGCCGACAAAGAACAATCCCTCCGCCCGCAGCGCCGGGGCCAGGGCGGAACAGATCTGACGTTCCCGCTCGCTCAGTTCCGTCGCCTCGGCCTGGCCACCCACCGCCAGATTGCTGCGGAATTCCCCTGCCGACGGGCGACGGTTCACAGCACCGAGAGGTTCACCATCCACCAGCAGGATCCGCTTGTCCCCCTCGGTCACATCGGGCAAAAAGCGCTGGGCCATCACCGGCAACCGCTCCTGTTCCGTCACCAACTCCAGCAACGCCTTCAGGCCTGGGGCCTCAGCCTGCACGCGAATCACACCGAGCCCGGCCCGACCACCCAGGGGCTTGAGCACCACGTCACCCTGATCCCGGGCGAAGGCCATCAGCTCGCTGACCCGACCGGCCACCAGGGTGGGGGCCATCCAACGGCTGAAGCGCAGGGCACCCAGCTTTTCGTTCCAGGCCCGAAGCGCACTGGGACGGTTCAATACACGAACGCCGGCCCGCTCAGCCACTTCCAACAGGTGTGTGGCGTAAAGGTAAGCCTCATCCACCGGCGGATCCTTCCGCATCCAGATCACGTCGAACCCAGCCAGGGACTGACGTTCCGGTGCTCCTACGGTGATCCAGGGGTCCGGCGTGACCGGCACCGCCATCGCCAGGGGCTCATCACCTCGGGCAATTAGATCCGACGGCGTACAGGCCCAGATGTCATCCCCGGCGCGCTGGGACGCTTGCATCAAGGCGGCGGTGGAATCCTTCTCCGGCCGGATCTGCGGCAGCGGATCCAGCACGAACAGCTGGCGCATGGCTCAGGCGTTCAGCAGGGGATCGAGCTCTCCGGCACGCTCAAGGGCGTGAAGGTCATCGCAGCCGCCGATGTGGCGGTCGTCGATAAAGATCTGAGGGACGCTGCGACGTCCGTCACCCCGGGCAGCCATCGCATCGCGGCCGGGTTCATCACCGTCAACGGCGTGCTCGTTATAACCCACACCCTTGCGG
This window contains:
- a CDS encoding FAD-dependent oxidoreductase, with product MSQRFDTIIVGAGAAGCILARGLADAGQGEVLLLESGTDGQEPRFVESGISNLFQSWFTEADWQLKTTPQVGLGGREVLINQGKVLGGGTAINAMMYVRGSRFNFEEWYQTTGGDSNWSPDQFQAMFKELEHCLGDYGEDVLRGKNGRMSINHPPRPSAASGSFLEACQALGYQRADFNGSQQNDRCDYMQLIIDAEAKRSSTANAYLRGVLPANLTVRCNSNVQSLLIENGRCLGVQLSSGETLETKHVILSAGALQSPGLLMKSGVGPKDSLESAGIPVKVDRPMVGRNLSDHMRVMVAYRSEADPGATDFLCEAALFTRSGLNAGLETDLQINFSAGVDGFVAEEFLPEGGLEHSVIFVPVLGRPRSRGSIRPVRSDEGVTFDINPAYLEDPTDLQVYQKGLEIVRQIASSDAMKPYCAEELCPADHFADADYLKKYATTIWHPVGTCAVGASEDAVCRPDFSVRGVEQLSVVDGSVLPSLTSGNPQGAIFAAASTAVKQFSL
- the grxC gene encoding glutaredoxin 3, with product MAKVEIYTWRTCPFCVRAKGLLDRKGVGYNEHAVDGDEPGRDAMAARGDGRRSVPQIFIDDRHIGGCDDLHALERAGELDPLLNA
- the gshB gene encoding glutathione synthase yields the protein MRQLFVLDPLPQIRPEKDSTAALMQASQRAGDDIWACTPSDLIARGDEPLAMAVPVTPDPWITVGAPERQSLAGFDVIWMRKDPPVDEAYLYATHLLEVAERAGVRVLNRPSALRAWNEKLGALRFSRWMAPTLVAGRVSELMAFARDQGDVVLKPLGGRAGLGVIRVQAEAPGLKALLELVTEQERLPVMAQRFLPDVTEGDKRILLVDGEPLGAVNRRPSAGEFRSNLAVGGQAEATELSERERQICSALAPALRAEGLFFVGIDVIGGMLSEINVTSPTGVREVERLMNQPLADQTIERLRQLL